In Terriglobus aquaticus, the genomic window CGCGCCGAGTGCGCAGTCTGCCAAGGACGTAGCCGAGGCGTACCACATCCCGCCGCAGTTGCTGGCAAAGATCCTGCAGACGCTGACCCGGGCGAACATTCTGGTGAGCACGGCTGGAACGAACGGCGGCTACGCCCTGGCGCGGCCGGCAAGCGAAATCAACGCGTTTGAGGTGATCCGGGCGATCGACGGGCCGCTGTTTATCACCAGTTGCATCACGATTCACGGCACCTGCGACCTGGCCGGTCATTGCACCATCAAAGAACCGTTGCGCAAGGTGAATGACAGCATCAAGGACCTGCTTTCCGGCATCCGGATCGCCGACCTGGCGGAGCCGGTAGAGGGTGAAGGACGGACGCCGGTAGCCGGTGGCCTGGTCTCAATCGCGCTGTAGCGGGCATTACTGGAAGAGCGCGGGACCGAAGCAGATACGAGAGCGCCCCCGAAAGCAAGAGAGGCGCATGACAGACGACAGGAACGGAGAGGAAACAAACGCATGAGCACCGCAGCCGTAGAACTTCTGGAAAGCACACCGGTACACACGGGCGTGCAGTTGCCCATTTACATGGACAATCACGCCACCACGCCGCTGGACCCGCGCGTTCTGGAGGCGATGCTGCCCTACATGACCAAGGTGTTCGGCAACGCGGCCAGCCGCAACCACGCGTTTGGCTGGGAAGCCGAGCAGGGCGTGGAGAAGGCGCGCGAGCAGATTGCAAAGCTGATTGGCGCGAGCGCGAAGGAGATCATCTTTACCAGCGGCGCGACCGAGTCGAACAACCTGGCCATCAAGGGCGTGGCGGAGATGTATCGCGAAAAGGGCGACCACATCATCACCCAGGTGACCGAGCACAAGGCGACGTTGGATGCTTGCAAGCGGCTGGAAAAGCAGGGCTACCGCGTGACCTACCTGCCGGTTGAGGCAGACGGCCTGGTCTCGGTGGAGAAGCTGGCCGCTGCGATCACGGACAAGACCATCCTGGTCAGCATCATGTATGCCAACAACGAGATCGGCACGATCAATCCGATCGCCGAGATTGGCAAGCTGTGCCATGAGAAGGGCGTGCTCTTCCACACGGACGCCGTGCAGGCCGTAGGCAAGATCCCGGTGAACGTGATCAGCGACAACATCGACCTGCTCTCGCTTTCGGGGCACAAGGTGTACGGACCCAAAGGTGTGGGCGCGCTGTATGTGCGTCGTCGCAACCCGCGCGTGCAGTTGAATGCGCAGATCGACGGTGGCGGCCACGAGCGCGGTATGCGTTCTGGCACGCTGAACGTGCCCGGCATCGTTGGCCTGGGCGCGGCATGCGAGATCGCGATGAACGAGATGGAAGCGGAAGGCAAGCGCCTGCGCGAGCTGCGCGACTACATGCGCCAGAAGTTCGAGAATGCTCTGGACTACGTTCACGTGAACGGCAACATGGAGCACCACCTGCCGAACAACCTGAACATGAGCTTCGTGTACGTGGAAGGCGAGTCTCTGCTGATGGGTATCAACGACATCGCGGTCTCGTCGGGCTCGGCCTGCACTTCGGCGACGCTGGAGCCCAGCTACGTGCTGAAGGCGCTGGGTCTGGGCGACGATGTGGCGCACAGCTCGATCCGCTTCGGCCTGGGCCGGTTCAACACCAAGGAAGAAGTGGATTACGTCTCCGACAAGCTGATCGATACGGTTCTGAAGCTGCGCGAGCTTTCGCCGCTGTACGAGATGGTGAAGGAAGGCATTGACCTGGAAAAGGTGGAGTGGACCGCCCACTAAGGAATTGGCATGACGGAGCCAAGCTGGAGGACATGGACGAAGACGGCGGTAGTCACCTTCGTCCTGTCTCTCCTGATTGGCGGGCTGATTGGTGATGGGTTTGGCTGGCGGGAGTGGTTGCGCCAGATGGAGTACGCGGCGGGTTTTGCAACAGTGGCGTGGGTGTTTGCGCTGATGCGCTGGCACCGGGCCAACAGCAGGATGTGAAGCGGGGTAAAGATGTTTGCGGAGCTGGTGGCGTTCACCTGGAACTCGGCAATAGATTTGGGAGCATGCAAAGCCTTTGAGCGGCTCTGGCGGTACTCTGATCGGGAACAGACGAAGCGGAGACGTTTAGAAGCCATTCAAGCAATCAGGAGCCGGCGAAGCACGAGAAGTCCGGAGAGCATCTAAGAATTACGTTTCGCTCACAGCAGTAAAGGTAGGGAGACAGGAACATGGCATACAGCGATAAGGTTGTGGATCACTACGAGAACCCGCGCAACGTGGGCACGCTCGACAAGAACTCCACCGAAGTGGGTACCGGCCTGGTTGGCGCGCCGGAGTGTGGCGACGTGATGCGCCTGCAGATCAAGGTGAACCCTGAGACGCAGGTTATCGAGGACGCGAAGTTCAAGACCTTCGGCTGCGGATCGGCCATTGCCAGCTCGTCGCTCGCGACCGAGTGGGTGAAGGGCAAGACGGTTGCCGAGGCGCTCGCAATCAGCAACACCGAGATCGTGAAGGAACTGGCGTTGCCGCCGGTGAAGATTCACTGCTCGGTGCTGGCGGAAGATGCGATTCGCGCGGCAATCGGCGACTGGAAGAAGAAGAACGGCCAGCCGGAGCAGGCAGCGCCGCAGCACGACCTGGTCGGCGCGGCCAACTAGGCGCGTTTCGTTATTGGCGCGGGATGGGTGGTTCGCCGCCTGTCCCGCGTTTGCGTTCCCGGTCGATGGTGGAGAGAGCGTCGCGCAAAGCGGCGTCGGACTGTTTGCGTTCGCGGCGCTCGTAAATCCAAACGCGGGCAGCGAAGCAGATGCCAAAGGCAATGCAGGCGATCAGCAGGCCGTCCAGAATGCCGGTAAGGACTGCGGCGCCGAGCATCTCCGGGTGGTTCGGGTAGGTGCACAACATGTAACGGCGGGCGAGCCACCAGGCCACGGGCCCGGTCACCGATGCAGTCACGGCCGCGCACAGCGCGGATGCGCTGAAGTCGCCCGGGAAGCGGTCCGCCGAGTAGGCTGGCGCGTTCTGCATGCGGCCATCTTAGGCGCGGCGATTGGTCCGATGGAAGCGTGGCCGGCGGGCAAGAGGTCTGCGGCAGGAGAGTAGGGCAATGGCGATGGTAGGGATTAGCAGTACGACGAGCCAGGAGATGAGCGCGCCGGCCCCAGCCGCGGCGGGCAGTGTGCAGTTCTCCAGCGCGATTGCGCAGCCGGTTTCCGCGCCTGAGGCAAATGCGAAGGCGCAGAACATCCAGGTGACGGAGAAGGCGCTAAAGCGAATTCACGCTGCGATGCAGAAGGAAGGCGTGTCGGCGGAGCAGGGCGGTCTGCGGCTGGGTGTGACGGGCGGCGGATGCTCGGGGTTGAGCTACTCGATCCGGTTCGATTCCGAGCCGCGGCAGCGCGATCGCGTGTACCGCTACGAGTTCGATGGGACGCCGGTGCAGATCTTTGTCGATCCGAAGAGCTTTCTGTACCTGAGCGGCATGACTCTGGATTTCGAAGAGACGCTGATGCGGCAGGGCTTCAACTTCATCAATCCGCACTCGACGAAGAGCTGCGGTTGCGGGTCGAGCTTTGCGGCGTAACGGTTCGTTTCCGGACAGGTGAAGGTCAAAGAGAACGCGCTCCGGCGCGTTCTCTCTTTTTGTGTGCGTGAAGATCGTTGTAGAGACTGCGGTTTACCTTGCGGTTCTGTTGCCGTGGGTCTGTCCGCCGCAGGCCTCTGGCTTGTAGTCGACGGACTCGATGTTGATCGCGAGTGCCATGCCTTTGCGGAAGGGTTCGGGCGGGGTGAGCTCTAAAGTGTGATCGGGGCCGATGGCGACGTGCTCCTCGGCACCGTCGTTCAGGTCGATGGTGCGTGCGTGGTGGTTGGAGACAAGCGCAATCTGGCCTTGGCCGCGGCCGTGGAAGGTGACAGCGGCGCACCCCTGCTGCACTGGCCACCGGAGTTTGTAGAGAGTTTTGGGAACCTCGTAGCCCTCGCCGTTGTAGTTGTAGAACTTCTGCGCGTCGGCAGCCTGCAAAGTTGCGGGCCTGCCATCGGTGAGCAGGACTTCCTGGATCTTCAGCGGGCCCTGAAAGGTCAGCTTGATCACCGGAAGCGTACCGGAGAGAGCGTCGGGTGGTAGCTGCACGGTGGTGTCAGTGCCGTCTGATCCGAGCGTGAGACTCTTGCCGTTTACGAGCACTGCTGCGGCGGTCCAGTTCGTTCCGGCGGAGCGGGGCAGGCGCAGGATGCCGTCCGCGGGACGCTGCCTCACGAGAAGGTAGACCGTATTGCCCTTCCGGGTGGCGTAGCCGAAGTCGAGGTTGGCGAAGGGGGAGGCGGTGGTGCCGAAGATGGCTTCGCCGTTTGTCTTCAGCCAGGCACCGATGCCGCGCAGCACGTCGGCTTCGTAGGGCACGATGGAGCCGTCACCTTCTGGCCCAATGTTGAGGATGTAGTTGCCGCCGCGGCTTGCCACCTGCGCAAGGCGTGTGATGTTCTCCTCGATCTTGCCGGGTAAGTTATCGCGCTTCTGCCAGGAGCGGTAGCCCCACGTCTCGTTGAACATGGACGCGGGTGTCTGCCACGGTTCGTCAATGCCGTAAGCAGGCACCTCGTTATCGCCCATCACGGTGAAGTCGCCCTGGTAGTTCCACACGCGGCCACTGACCATGGTCTGTGGCTGCAGGCGGTGCACAGTGGTGGTGAACAGGTTGCTCTGCTGCGGCGTGGGCTTGCCCATGTCAAACCAGATCTCGGTGATGGGGCCGTAGTTGCTGAGCAGCTCTCGCAACTGCGCGGTGTTGAACTGCGCGTGCGCGTCACTGAGCGGGTTGCTGTTGCCTTCGATGTAGTGGTCCATGCCGGGCTGGTGCCAGTCGATCGACGAGTAGTAGACGCCAAAGGCGAGACCGCCGCGGCGGCAGGCGTCGGCGAGTTCCTTGACGATGTCGCGGTGGTAGGGCGTGGCGTCCACGACGTTGTAGCTGGACTGCGCGGTGTGAAACATATTGAAGCCGTCGTGGTGCTTGGACGTGATGACGATGTAGCGCATGCCTGCGGCCTTGGCCAGGGCGACGACGGCGTCGGGGTCCCACTTGGTCGGATTGAAGGTGCTGGCGGTGGCGGCGTACTCGTCCAGCGGGATAGGCGCGTTGGCCATGATCTGCTCGCTGTAGCCGTTGTCGATGCGCTTGCCGTGCCACATGCCACCCAGTTGCGAGTAGAGGCCGAAGTGGATGAACATGCCGAACTTGCGGTCCTGCCACTGCTTGACCGTGGCGGCAGTGGGGCGCGGCTGCGAGAGCGGCAGAGGCGTGTCGTCTACCGATGTGATGTTCGCGGGCTGCTGGGCGTGTGTGGCCAGGCTGAAGGCGAGGGCAGCAACGGGAAGAAGACGGCTCAGGCAGCGCTCCATGGTCCCCATCGTAAAGTGCGCCGCCATCGCGAAGGCACTGCAGGGCATCTGAGGGAGATATGACGTACTTCGAAGTGTTTGACCTCCAGCCAAAGCTGCGCATTGATACGGCGGCGCTGGAGAAGAGCTTTTACCGGCTTTCGCGCGAATACCACCCGGACCGGTTTGCGGCGAAGCCCGCGGCGGAGCAGGCGGCGGCCACGGAACGAGCGTCGTTGCTGAATGACGCGTATCGCGTGCTGCGCGACCCGATCCGGCGTACGGAGTACCTGCTGGAGCTGGAAGGTGTGGAGTTGGAAGAGCAGTCGGTACGGGCGACGGAGCAGGCGCGCGCGGCGGGCGAGCAGAAGAAACAGATTGTGCCGCCGGATTTGTTGGAAGAGGCGTTCGAACTGAACATGCAGTTGGAAGAGATGAAAATGTCGGCCAAGATGGGCGATGACGATCCGCAACTGCGCAAAGATCTGGAAGCGGCAAAGGGGAACTTCACGCGGCTGCTGGAGGAGTCGCAGAAGTCGCTCGAAGCGGAGTGGGATTCGTGGGACGCCGCAGTGGAATCCGGCGACGACGGCGCGAAAGACGCGGCGAAGGACGAAATGGTCGCGTTGCTGAACCGGCGGTCGTACCTGCGCAATCTGCTTCGCGACGTGAGTGAGTTTGTGTAAGTCGATTCGATCTGAAATTGTGAAGGGCTCCACCAAATTGGTGGGGCCCTTTCGCGTGGGAACTGGTAATGCTTATGTCGAGATGACAGAGAGCGGCGAAGGGGCGGCAGGTACGACGGCGGCGAGCATCCGTCTGGAGCGGAAGCACCCGCTGGCAATCCGGTGGATGCACTGGGTGAACTTTCCGGTGCTGTTCACCATGATCTGGAGCGGCATTCTCATCTACTGGAACGACTCGGACAATGCGTACCAGCATGCGCATCGCGTGTACCGGGTGGGCGTCGGCGGTTGGACGCTGTTCCGCTTTTTCCCGGATTGGTTTTACAAGCTGTTGCAGGTGCCGTACCACGTGACTACGGGGCTGAGTTACCACTTCTTCTTTGCTTGGCTGTTTGGGCTCAACGGGCTGGCGTGGGTGCTGTACACGTGGCTTTCCGGCGAGTGGCGGCTGATTGTGCCGCAACGGCGCAGCCTGCGCGATGCGATCCAGGTGACGCTGGTCGACCTGCACCTGCGCAAAGGCCTGCCGCCGCAAACCAAGTACAACGGCGCGCAGCGCATTGCGTACACCAGTTGTGCGCTGATGGGCGCGATGATGCTGCTGACCGGCTTTGCGATTTACAAGCCGACGCAGTTGCACTGGCTGACCACGCTGCTAGGCGGATACGAGATGGCGCGCTGGTTGCACTTCTGGACGACGATGGCCTTTCTGGGCTTTTTCGGCGTACACGTGGTGCAGGTGATCCTGGCCGGCTGGAACAACTTTCGCGCGATGGTGAGCGGGTACGAGGTGCAGAGGGTGGAAGCGCCGTCAGTTGAGGCGGAGAGGAAGAGCTGGTCATGAGTGACGAGCAGCAGCACGAACCGAGCGGCCACACCAACGATTTGCCTGAGGCGCCTTCCGCTACGGAGCGCGTTGCTGATCTTGCCGGCGAGCAGGCCGCGAAGCCTGTGGCGGAGAGTGCTTCCGAGGCGGGAGAAGCGCCGGCGGTTCACGGGGGCAAGGCCCGGCCTGCCGACCCGACGGACGCGGACGATGTGTTGACGCGCAGCATGCCGGAAGAGGCGCCCGGCGGTGTGGAACGCAACGAAGCAGATGCTGAGGTGCTGGCGGCGTCGCGTAGTCGAACGCGCCGGGCGTTCGTTGGGTTTGGCTTGGGCATCGCCGGCGCGTACGGGCTTCGCCGCTACCTGCAAGGTGCGCCCTTTGACGAGATGATCCCGGGGCTGCTGCACAAGACATACGGGTTCAATGCCGATGTGTCGCGGGCGGTGTTTCGCGAGCATGGGATGGCTCCGAGCTACCCGGTGAGCAAAGCGGAAAACCTGCGGGTGAACGGGGTGTTCGGCCTGAAGAAGATGCTGCAACCGGACAGCTATCGGTTGCAGATGGTCGGTGTGCAGGGGGCAAGCAGGCATCCGCGGTATGTTCCGGATGTGACCGCCTGGAGGTACCAGTACGAGGCGGCTGCTTCGCACGAGGATCAGGGGCACGACTCGAAGACCGATCCGAGCAAGGTGATGTCCTCTACCAAGATGGCGCCCGAGGAGATGCTGGCGAAGACCCAGCAGGATGAGAACGGGACGGGGCGGGGCCCGCGCGGGTTGGAGGAAGCGGGGGAGAGCGACTCGACGCTGAGCCGCAACACGCCGGGGCTCCTGCTGACGCTGGACGACTTTCTGCCGAAGCTACCGAAGCACGATGCGGTCTACCAGTTCAAATGCATCGAGGGGTGGAGCCAGTTTGTGCACTGGGGCGGTGTGCGCATGGCGGACTTTCTGGAAATGTTTCCGCCGGAGCCGATCGACGGCAAGGATCCGAAGTACGTGTACCTGGAGACGCCCGACGGCGATTACTACGTGGGATACGACCTGAAGGTGTTGCGGCATCCGCAGACGCTGCTGGTGACGGAGATGAATGGCGAGCCGCTGACGCAATTTCATGGAGCGCCGCTGCGACTGTACACGCCGCTGAAGTACGGCTACAAGCAGATCAAGCGCATCGGCCTGATCGCTTATACGAATGACAAGCCAGACGATTACTGGACCCGGCTGGGATACGACTGGTACGCCGGGCTGTAGGCGATACGCGCTAGCGAGGCGGTGTTGCGGCTCGGGACGCGAATACTGTCAGACGGTGAGATCGAAATCGAGGCCGAGGTCGAGGGCGCGAACGCTGTGAGTGAGCGCGCCGACGCTGATCAGGTCTACGCCCGTGGCAGCGATGGCGGCGATGCGGTCGAGCTTGGCGTTGCCGCTGGCTTCGACCAGGGCGCGGCCGGCGATTTGCTGCACGCCGGTGCGCAGGTCTTCCAACGAGAAGTTGTCGAGCAAAACGCTGTCGACGCCGGCGGCGAGCACGGGTCCGATCTGGTCGAGGCGGTCGACTTCAACTTCGACGTGCGTGGTGTGGGGAAGGCGCTGCTTCATCGCGCGCAGGGCTTCGGTGATGCTGCGCGGATCGCCGTTGGTGACGGCGGCGAGGTGGTTGTCCTTTACCAGCACGGCGTCGGAGAGCGAGAAGCGGTGATTGTGGCCGCCGCCGCAGCGGACCGCGTAGCGTTCCAGGATGCGCAGGCCGGGCGTGGTCTTGCGTGTGTCCACGATGCGGGTCTTTGTGCCGCGGGTTTCGGCGACAAAGGCTGCGGTCTGCGTAGCGATGGCGGAGAGGCGTTGCGTGTAATTCAGCGCGACGCGCTCGGCCTGCAGGATTGCGCGTGCCGGGCCGGCAGCGGTGGCGATGGTGTCGCCCGTGTTGAAGGGGTCTCCGTCGTGGATGGTGAACGTGATTTCGACGTCGCCGAAGCTTTGCATGGCAAAGCGAAAGAGGTCTTCGCCGCAGAGCACGCCGGGCTCGCGGGCGGCCAGGTGGGCGACGGCGCGAGCATCGGCGGGCACGAGCGATTGCGTGGTGAGGTCGCCCCAGGGTGAGTCTTCGTCGAGCGCTATGCGCACGAGGCGCTCGATGTGCGCAGCGGCGGGCCGCTGCAGGTTGTCGGCGTTCATCGTGCGACGGCCTGCGATTGTGGTGCGAGCGCGAGCATGCGTTCGAGCGCAATGCGCGCGGGTGCGGCAATGTTTTCAGGAACGGTGATGCGGTTCAGGACTTCACCGCGTTCAAGCGCCTCGAGG contains:
- a CDS encoding RrF2 family transcriptional regulator, which translates into the protein MLRLTKKADYGLMALKYLAEQAMTPGAPSAQSAKDVAEAYHIPPQLLAKILQTLTRANILVSTAGTNGGYALARPASEINAFEVIRAIDGPLFITSCITIHGTCDLAGHCTIKEPLRKVNDSIKDLLSGIRIADLAEPVEGEGRTPVAGGLVSIAL
- a CDS encoding IscS subfamily cysteine desulfurase codes for the protein MSTAAVELLESTPVHTGVQLPIYMDNHATTPLDPRVLEAMLPYMTKVFGNAASRNHAFGWEAEQGVEKAREQIAKLIGASAKEIIFTSGATESNNLAIKGVAEMYREKGDHIITQVTEHKATLDACKRLEKQGYRVTYLPVEADGLVSVEKLAAAITDKTILVSIMYANNEIGTINPIAEIGKLCHEKGVLFHTDAVQAVGKIPVNVISDNIDLLSLSGHKVYGPKGVGALYVRRRNPRVQLNAQIDGGGHERGMRSGTLNVPGIVGLGAACEIAMNEMEAEGKRLRELRDYMRQKFENALDYVHVNGNMEHHLPNNLNMSFVYVEGESLLMGINDIAVSSGSACTSATLEPSYVLKALGLGDDVAHSSIRFGLGRFNTKEEVDYVSDKLIDTVLKLRELSPLYEMVKEGIDLEKVEWTAH
- the iscU gene encoding Fe-S cluster assembly scaffold IscU; its protein translation is MAYSDKVVDHYENPRNVGTLDKNSTEVGTGLVGAPECGDVMRLQIKVNPETQVIEDAKFKTFGCGSAIASSSLATEWVKGKTVAEALAISNTEIVKELALPPVKIHCSVLAEDAIRAAIGDWKKKNGQPEQAAPQHDLVGAAN
- a CDS encoding HesB/IscA family protein, with the protein product MAMVGISSTTSQEMSAPAPAAAGSVQFSSAIAQPVSAPEANAKAQNIQVTEKALKRIHAAMQKEGVSAEQGGLRLGVTGGGCSGLSYSIRFDSEPRQRDRVYRYEFDGTPVQIFVDPKSFLYLSGMTLDFEETLMRQGFNFINPHSTKSCGCGSSFAA
- a CDS encoding alpha-L-fucosidase is translated as MAAHFTMGTMERCLSRLLPVAALAFSLATHAQQPANITSVDDTPLPLSQPRPTAATVKQWQDRKFGMFIHFGLYSQLGGMWHGKRIDNGYSEQIMANAPIPLDEYAATASTFNPTKWDPDAVVALAKAAGMRYIVITSKHHDGFNMFHTAQSSYNVVDATPYHRDIVKELADACRRGGLAFGVYYSSIDWHQPGMDHYIEGNSNPLSDAHAQFNTAQLRELLSNYGPITEIWFDMGKPTPQQSNLFTTTVHRLQPQTMVSGRVWNYQGDFTVMGDNEVPAYGIDEPWQTPASMFNETWGYRSWQKRDNLPGKIEENITRLAQVASRGGNYILNIGPEGDGSIVPYEADVLRGIGAWLKTNGEAIFGTTASPFANLDFGYATRKGNTVYLLVRQRPADGILRLPRSAGTNWTAAAVLVNGKSLTLGSDGTDTTVQLPPDALSGTLPVIKLTFQGPLKIQEVLLTDGRPATLQAADAQKFYNYNGEGYEVPKTLYKLRWPVQQGCAAVTFHGRGQGQIALVSNHHARTIDLNDGAEEHVAIGPDHTLELTPPEPFRKGMALAINIESVDYKPEACGGQTHGNRTAR
- the hscB gene encoding Fe-S protein assembly co-chaperone HscB, which translates into the protein MTYFEVFDLQPKLRIDTAALEKSFYRLSREYHPDRFAAKPAAEQAAATERASLLNDAYRVLRDPIRRTEYLLELEGVELEEQSVRATEQARAAGEQKKQIVPPDLLEEAFELNMQLEEMKMSAKMGDDDPQLRKDLEAAKGNFTRLLEESQKSLEAEWDSWDAAVESGDDGAKDAAKDEMVALLNRRSYLRNLLRDVSEFV
- a CDS encoding cytochrome b/b6 domain-containing protein; its protein translation is MTESGEGAAGTTAASIRLERKHPLAIRWMHWVNFPVLFTMIWSGILIYWNDSDNAYQHAHRVYRVGVGGWTLFRFFPDWFYKLLQVPYHVTTGLSYHFFFAWLFGLNGLAWVLYTWLSGEWRLIVPQRRSLRDAIQVTLVDLHLRKGLPPQTKYNGAQRIAYTSCALMGAMMLLTGFAIYKPTQLHWLTTLLGGYEMARWLHFWTTMAFLGFFGVHVVQVILAGWNNFRAMVSGYEVQRVEAPSVEAERKSWS
- a CDS encoding molybdopterin-dependent oxidoreductase; protein product: MSDEQQHEPSGHTNDLPEAPSATERVADLAGEQAAKPVAESASEAGEAPAVHGGKARPADPTDADDVLTRSMPEEAPGGVERNEADAEVLAASRSRTRRAFVGFGLGIAGAYGLRRYLQGAPFDEMIPGLLHKTYGFNADVSRAVFREHGMAPSYPVSKAENLRVNGVFGLKKMLQPDSYRLQMVGVQGASRHPRYVPDVTAWRYQYEAAASHEDQGHDSKTDPSKVMSSTKMAPEEMLAKTQQDENGTGRGPRGLEEAGESDSTLSRNTPGLLLTLDDFLPKLPKHDAVYQFKCIEGWSQFVHWGGVRMADFLEMFPPEPIDGKDPKYVYLETPDGDYYVGYDLKVLRHPQTLLVTEMNGEPLTQFHGAPLRLYTPLKYGYKQIKRIGLIAYTNDKPDDYWTRLGYDWYAGL
- the nadC gene encoding carboxylating nicotinate-nucleotide diphosphorylase; translated protein: MNADNLQRPAAAHIERLVRIALDEDSPWGDLTTQSLVPADARAVAHLAAREPGVLCGEDLFRFAMQSFGDVEITFTIHDGDPFNTGDTIATAAGPARAILQAERVALNYTQRLSAIATQTAAFVAETRGTKTRIVDTRKTTPGLRILERYAVRCGGGHNHRFSLSDAVLVKDNHLAAVTNGDPRSITEALRAMKQRLPHTTHVEVEVDRLDQIGPVLAAGVDSVLLDNFSLEDLRTGVQQIAGRALVEASGNAKLDRIAAIAATGVDLISVGALTHSVRALDLGLDFDLTV